From a single Poecilia reticulata strain Guanapo linkage group LG2, Guppy_female_1.0+MT, whole genome shotgun sequence genomic region:
- the sh3yl1 gene encoding SH3 domain-containing YSC84-like protein 1 produces ALRSFRPSGEAKEKRGGIPSAHLSAVNPIPSNLRSEAKKAAKILREFTQISNRTGPDKLIPAHIIAKAEGLAIISVIKAGFMVTARGGSGVVIARLADRRWSAPSALGIAGLGGGFELGVEVSDLVIILNQRRAIEAFTKGGNLTLGGNCTVAVGPMGRNLEADVALRSTAAVFTYCRSRGLFAGISLEGSYLIERKDTNRKFYCQDIRASXILNGDVEPPTEFYDLYHILDVYTEAYTTDWTNKNVRARSXPPSRPPAPSQKKAQSSYRQPDNSEKKDRLYPSASVYKSDTSSESLLQL; encoded by the exons GCATTGCGCAGCTTCCGGCCATCAGGTGAGGcgaaagagaaaagaggaggCATCCCGTCAGCTCACCTGTCGGCAG TGAATCCCATTCCCTCCAACCTGAGGTCAGAGGCCAAGAAAGCTGCCAAGATCCTAAGAGAGTTCACTCAGATCTCCAACAGGACTGGACCGGACAAACTCATCCCTG ctCATATCATAGCCAAGGCCGAAGGTTTGGCCATCATCTCGGTCATCAAGGCGGGCTTCATGGTCACCGCCAGAGGAGGCAGCGGCGTCGTCATCGCCAGACTCGCCGACAGAC GTTGGTCGGCGCCGTCGGCCCTTGGMATAGCAGGCCTCGGCGGAGGCTTTGAGCTCGGTGTGGAG GTGTCAGACCTGGTAATCATCCTGAACCAACGGAGAGCGATTGAAGCATTCACRAAGGGCGGCAACCTGACGCTGGGTGGGAACTGCACCGTTGCCGTGGGACCCATGGGCAG GAACCTGGAGGCGGACGTCGCCCTGCGCAGCACTGCGGCCGTCTTCACCTACTGCAGGTCCAGAGGGCTGTTTGCAGGGATTTCTCTGGAGGGGTCTTACCTGATTGAACGCAAAGACACCAACCGCAA GTTCTACTGTCAAGACATCCGAGCCTCAYGTATCCTAAATGGAGACGTTGAGCCTCCCACGGAGTTCTACGACCTTTACCACATCCTGGACGTGTACACAGAGGCCTACACCACCGACTGGACCAACAAGAACGTGCGGGCCAGG tCGGWTCCTCCATCCAGACCTCCTGCTCCGTCCCAGAAGAAAGCACAGAGCAGCTACCGGCAGCCGGATAACAGCG agaagAAGGACAGACTCTACCCCAGCGCTTCCGTCTACAAGTCGGACACGTCCAGTGAGTCATTGCTTCAGCTTTAA
- the LOC103457879 gene encoding transcriptional-regulating factor 1-like isoform X1, whose translation MCSGSTAVCVHEDMSDLWTFTAASPPPIVHQSSRTHALPPFSTSLFRNHGNPSPTKVSSPHVYPPQNTSPHMGQVTSPNLRLQTQASSFQFPQSQMTSTHLTQPQVTSPHLSPQMEISPSHLFYQPQMTSAHLHSAQVNSSYHSPLLHSPQVSSPHLTPQPQHFLYNQNPDPELDYTDWNKCEASSDLSCYLNGSAFSYQNQSPSQYQYSTSETPHTDEVERTVKAYNTPSIHAGGVFDQSDPAGQAPPTWDSMSPTLSQVQCPPLGSTSVADAMGRWSSIEMSSSPAEDFPNNQFYHEGYHGNNNQQPFCSPTTPGPSPHYPPAPAVSSPGPQMRTGCPKQTSNPLSRDPAAALSPSDPCSYFLSSDSTHPHQRTQHLLPGQSEAEEAAGSPETSFSPLDRGPACSSSGPTPGLSAGRSCKDESRGGRRGPRKGTESQPDWNWVKQLQPLRAARVLDSSRCRLLCTVCNRDFKSLPALNGHMRSHSGFRSPTRLKKDTSPPTQSPASIVMPVSVPVQTRGMSGQKKGVMPTSASGGAVLYRSIMHLKEQEEAGSTDCRVQXADPGHYTPPPMLRPDRPGPGLYRSVTTRKQQRADTMQLHSLGDPVPMATACPPPEPIATGGIKPRINFGKSFQAEIPSLLDRKYAWADSHNALLLWTPYDEMERPVDQQRVEALLMMARSSVVPGARTGPEHALQLLAQCKGDFLLTVEKMLXXPETSSNQTGVQWSAAEKKLLVKSLQIHYKDFSSVQKVVRSKSLSECVEYYYLWKKKLSLGVKTPNGLTVSLPEGNGQKASKSQKAS comes from the exons atgtgCTCAGGATccacagcagtgtgtgtgcatgaagACATGTCTGACTTGTGGACATTCACGGCAGCGTCTCCTCCTCCCATCGTCCACCAGTCCTCTCGGACGCACGCCCTCCCTCCTTTCTCCACCTCCTTATTCAGGAACCATGGAAATCCTTCTCCTACCAAG GTGTCCTCGCCTCACGTGTATCCGCCCCAGAATACATCCCCTCACATGGGTCAGGTAACCTCACCAAACCTCAGACTGCAGACCCAGGCTTCGTCCTTTCAGTTCCCCCAGTCCCAGATGACCTCCACTCACCTCACACAGCCGCAGGTCACCTCCCCGCACCTTTCACCGCAGATGGAGATATCCCCCTCCCACCTCTTCTACCAGCCCCAGATGACCTCTGCTCACCTCCATTCAGCCCAGGTCAACTCCTCCTACCACTCCCCTCTCCTCCACAGTCCTCAGGTCAGCTCCCCTCACCTCACTCCACAACCTCAGCACTTCCTGTACAACCAGAACCCGGACCCAGAGTTGGACTACACCGACTGGAACAAGTGTGAGGCGTCCTCCGATCTGTCATGCTATCTCAACGGGAGTGCGTTCTCCTACCAG AACCAGTCACCCTCCCAGTACCAGTACAGCACAAGTGAGACGCCACACACGGATGAGGTGGAGCGAACAGTCAAAGCCTATAACACTCCATCAATTCATGCTGGCGGCGTGTTTGATCAGAGCGACCCAGCTGGTCAAGCCCCACCCACCTGGGACTCCATGTCCCCCACCCTGTCCCAGGTGCAGTGTCCCCCTCTGGGCTCCACCTCTGTAGCCGACGCCATGGGCAGATGGAGCTCCATTGAGATGAGCTCTTCCCCTGCTGAGGACTTCCCCAACAACCAGTTCTACCATGAgggttaccatggaaacaacAACCAGCAGCCCTTCTGCAGCCCAACAACCCCAGGTCCAAGTCCTCACTACCCTCCGGCGCCAGCCGTCTCCAGTCCAGGTCCTCAGATGCGGACAGGTTGTCCTAAACAAACGTCCAACCCGCTGAGCAGGGACCCTGCCGCCGCGCTTTCTCCCAGTGACCCCTgcagctacttcctgtcttccgACAGCACCCATCCCCACCAGAGAACCCAGCACCTCCTGCCGGGGCAGAGCGAGGCGGAGGAGGCCGCCGGCAGCCCTGAGACCAGCTTCTCCCCTCTGGACAGAGGCCCGGCCTGCAGCAGTTCTGGTCCGACCCCGGGTCTGTCTGCGGGACGGAGCTGTAAGGATGAGAgtagaggaggaagaagagggccAAGAAAAGGGACTGAAAGCCAGCCAGACTGGAACTGG gtgaagcagctgcagccttTAAGAGCCGCTAGAGTTCTGGACTCCAG CAGGTGCCGGCTGCTGTGCACGGTGTGTAACCGTGACTTTAAGAGTCTCCCAGCATTAAACGGACACATGCGCTCCCACAGTGGCTTCAGATCGCCGACACGGCTGAAAAAG GACACCTCTCCTCCCACTCAAAGCCCAGCGTCCATCGTGATGCCCGTCTCAGTGCCGGTCCAAACCAGAGGAATGTCCGGGCAGAAGAAAGGCGTCATGCCCACGTCAGCCAGCGGGGGCGCTGTGCTCTACCGCAGCATAATGCATCTGAAGGAGCAGGAAGAGGCTGGATCTACGGACTGCCGGGTTCAGAYRGCTGATCCGGGTCACTACACCCCTCCCCCGATGCTACGCCCCGACAGGCCTGGGCCGGGGCTGTACCGCTCCGTCACCaccaggaagcagcagagagcagaCACCATGCAGCTGCACA GTTTAGGTGACCCTGTTCCTATGGCAACCGCCTGTCCTCCACCGGAGCCCATAGCAACAGGAGGCATCAAGCC GCGGATCAACTTTGGGAAGAGCTTCCAGGCTGAGATCCCGTCTCTACTGGACAGAAAATACGCCTGGGCCGACTCCCACAATGCACTGCTGCTGTGGACGCCATATGACGAGATGGAGCGTCCCGTYGATCAGCAGAGAg TGGAGGCTCTGCTGATGATGGCCAGGTCCAGTGTGGTACCAGGAGCCCGGACCGGGCCAGAACACGCCCTGCAGCTGCTGGCACAGTGCAAAGGAGACTTCCTG CTGACGGTGGAGAAGATGCTATYAGRACCGGAGACCTCCTCCAACCAGACCG GTGTTCAGTGGAGCGCCGCAGAGAAGAAGCTGCTGGTTAAATCCCTGCAGATCCACTATAAAGATTTCAGCAGCGTCCAGAAAGTG GTTCGGTCCAAGTCCCTGTCCGAGTGTGTGGAGTATTATTACCTCTGGAAGAAGAAGCTGAGTCTGGGTGTGAAGACCCCGAATGGGCTGACCGTCAGTCTGCCTGAAGGAAAT gGTCAAAAAGCGTCAAAATCCCAGAAAGCCTCATGA
- the LOC103457711 gene encoding protein PXR1: MGAEEQEEAAAPLEAKKQQKTSKDVYFCVLPDKYEPLIEEGEEEDEGEEDRRRRKEEKKRKRKKRCKKCRKNICNALRYSWRILLAGVQSMASSYSTPLSAMPTVVMEMRRPGDSMA, translated from the exons ATGGGAgcggaggagcaggaggaggctGCGGCTCCTCTGGAGGCaaagaagcaacagaaaacctccaaagaCGTTTACTTCTGCGTCCTTCCAGATAAATACGAACCCCTGatagaggagggagaggaggaagacgaaggagaggaggacaggaggaggagaaaggaggagaagaagaggaagaggaagaagaggtgCAAGAAGTGTCGGAAG AACATCTGTAATGCCCTGCGGTACAGCTGGCGCATCCTGCTGGCCGGCGTGCAGAGCATGGCGTCCTCCTACTCCACGCCGCTCTCCGCCATGCCCACCGTGGTGATGGAGATGAGGCGACCTGGAGACAGCATGGCATGA
- the LOC103457698 gene encoding solute carrier family 22 member 13 isoform X2, giving the protein MVGLLLGSLVGGAISDRYGKRPVLLACACIQAFCGLVPAVFPQPLLFLAIRCLTAVCCCCINICAFSLAVEWTLPAARLWPPAFLPFCFSLGTMGGAPLAWLSPSWTHLHLLLALPQIVCLPLYLAIPESPRWLLLQRRKDVLDGYRNNSPADQKCLDLLLDSAWSDLHKASEAQMAGGHTPSDITHLRHPTILLRLFIMSYLSAATALTYYGICLNIGSFGVGVYTAQFFSGLSETPCLLVPLIRTGRRLISMLALFLSGTACLXSLLLSRYDGTPALVMSLALLGKLCILASTFISVLYCIELFPTGVRQRCISLVNLSYRLGCLVTTFXPPSPSGAISLAAMIVYSSGPIVGCGLCLLLPETSGAPLPDSLEDCNRQPKNQPASMGALWKPRKPVSSQPRTELVLPEKVDIQTPNTPFL; this is encoded by the exons ATGGTGGGACTGCTACTCGGATCCCTGGTGGGCGGAGCTATTTCAGACag gtacGGGAAGCGCCCGGTGCTGCTAGCTTGCGCCTGCATCCAGGCCTTCTGCGGCCTGGTGCCCGCCGTGTTTCCTCAgccgctcctcttcctcgccaTCCGCTGCCTGACCGccgtttgctgctgctgcatcaacaTCTGCGCCTTCAGCCTCG CGGTGGAGTGGACCCTGCCRGCCGCTCGCCTCTGGCCGCCGGCCTTCCTGCCATTCTGCTTCAGCCTGGGGACGATGGGCGGAGCCCCGCTGGCCTGGCTGAGCCCCAGCTGGACGCACCTGCACCTGCTGCTGGCCCTGCCGCAGATCGTCTGCCTGCCTCTCTACCT AGCCATCCCAGAATCTCCTCGCTGGCTGTTGTTACAGAGGAGAAAGGATGTTCTGGACGGTTACCGTAACAACAGCCCTGCAGATCAGAAGTGTTTGGACCTG CTGCTGGACTCTGCCTGGTCCGACCTGCACAAAGCCTCTGAAGCTCAGATGGCTGGAGGCCACACCCCCAGTGACATCACACACCTGAGGCACCCGACTATCCTCCTGCGGCTGTTCATCATGAGCTACCTGAG CGCYGCCACGGCTCTGACCTACTATGGGATTTGCCTGAACATCGGCTCGTTTGGYGTTGGCGTTTACACCGCCCAGTTCTTCTCTGGCCTATCAGAGACTCCCTGTCTGCTGGTCCCGTTGATCCGGACTGGGCGCCGGCTGATCTCCATGTTGGCCCTGTTCCTGAGCGGAACCGCCTGCTTGGYATCATTACTGCTGTCCAGATACGACG GAACGCCGGCGCTGGTCATGAGTCTGGCTCTGTTGGGGAAACTCTGCATCCTGGCTTCCACCTTCATCTCTGTCCTGTACTGCATCGAGTTGTTTCCCACGGGGGTCAG GCAGCGCTGCATCTCCCTGGTCAACCTTTCATACCGGCTCGGTTGCCTGGTCACCACCTTCRTCCCGCCCAGCCCCTCTGGAGCGATCTCAYTGGCYGCCATGATCGTGTACAGCAGCGGACCAATCGTGGGCTGCGGCCTGTGCCTGCTGCTGCCAGAGACCAGCGGGGCGCCACTTCCCGACTCCCTGGAGGACTGCAACAGACAGCCCAAGAACCAGCCTGCCAGTATGGGCGCCCTCTGGAAGCCACG GAAGCCGGTGAGCAGCCAGCCCAGGACGGAGCTGGTCCTGCCAGAGAAAGTCGACATCCAGACACCGAACACGCCGTTTCTTTAA
- the LOC103457698 gene encoding solute carrier family 22 member 13 isoform X1, with translation MSPLQLSVYWRLALXFFFMPFLFFLDIFTAAIADRTCRHDNDTEASSSWLGTVPPSADNNQSQHGEVSELIVDWRTDKSQLHSVCGWTDWLSYGQTVYMVGLLLGSLVGGAISDRYGKRPVLLACACIQAFCGLVPAVFPQPLLFLAIRCLTAVCCCCINICAFSLAVEWTLPAARLWPPAFLPFCFSLGTMGGAPLAWLSPSWTHLHLLLALPQIVCLPLYLAIPESPRWLLLQRRKDVLDGYRNNSPADQKCLDLLLDSAWSDLHKASEAQMAGGHTPSDITHLRHPTILLRLFIMSYLSAATALTYYGICLNIGSFGVGVYTAQFFSGLSETPCLLVPLIRTGRRLISMLALFLSGTACLXSLLLSRYDGTPALVMSLALLGKLCILASTFISVLYCIELFPTGVRQRCISLVNLSYRLGCLVTTFXPPSPSGAISLAAMIVYSSGPIVGCGLCLLLPETSGAPLPDSLEDCNRQPKNQPASMGALWKPRKPVSSQPRTELVLPEKVDIQTPNTPFL, from the exons ATGTCCCCGCTCCAGCTGTCCGTCTATTGGCGGCTCGCCCTCSTCTTCTTTTTCATGCCTTTCCTYTTCTTTCTAGACATTTTTACAGCCGCTATCGCTGACAGAACTTGTCGCCATGACAACGATACTGAAGCGTCCTCGTCCTGGCTYGGAACGGTCCCGCCCAGCGCAGACAACAACCAATCGCAGCACGGGGAAGTTTCGGAGCTGATCGTTGATTGGAGGACGGATAAATCGCAGCTACAT TCAGTGTGCGGTTGGACAGACTGGCTGTCTTATGGTCAGACGGTCTACATGGTGGGACTGCTACTCGGATCCCTGGTGGGCGGAGCTATTTCAGACag gtacGGGAAGCGCCCGGTGCTGCTAGCTTGCGCCTGCATCCAGGCCTTCTGCGGCCTGGTGCCCGCCGTGTTTCCTCAgccgctcctcttcctcgccaTCCGCTGCCTGACCGccgtttgctgctgctgcatcaacaTCTGCGCCTTCAGCCTCG CGGTGGAGTGGACCCTGCCRGCCGCTCGCCTCTGGCCGCCGGCCTTCCTGCCATTCTGCTTCAGCCTGGGGACGATGGGCGGAGCCCCGCTGGCCTGGCTGAGCCCCAGCTGGACGCACCTGCACCTGCTGCTGGCCCTGCCGCAGATCGTCTGCCTGCCTCTCTACCT AGCCATCCCAGAATCTCCTCGCTGGCTGTTGTTACAGAGGAGAAAGGATGTTCTGGACGGTTACCGTAACAACAGCCCTGCAGATCAGAAGTGTTTGGACCTG CTGCTGGACTCTGCCTGGTCCGACCTGCACAAAGCCTCTGAAGCTCAGATGGCTGGAGGCCACACCCCCAGTGACATCACACACCTGAGGCACCCGACTATCCTCCTGCGGCTGTTCATCATGAGCTACCTGAG CGCYGCCACGGCTCTGACCTACTATGGGATTTGCCTGAACATCGGCTCGTTTGGYGTTGGCGTTTACACCGCCCAGTTCTTCTCTGGCCTATCAGAGACTCCCTGTCTGCTGGTCCCGTTGATCCGGACTGGGCGCCGGCTGATCTCCATGTTGGCCCTGTTCCTGAGCGGAACCGCCTGCTTGGYATCATTACTGCTGTCCAGATACGACG GAACGCCGGCGCTGGTCATGAGTCTGGCTCTGTTGGGGAAACTCTGCATCCTGGCTTCCACCTTCATCTCTGTCCTGTACTGCATCGAGTTGTTTCCCACGGGGGTCAG GCAGCGCTGCATCTCCCTGGTCAACCTTTCATACCGGCTCGGTTGCCTGGTCACCACCTTCRTCCCGCCCAGCCCCTCTGGAGCGATCTCAYTGGCYGCCATGATCGTGTACAGCAGCGGACCAATCGTGGGCTGCGGCCTGTGCCTGCTGCTGCCAGAGACCAGCGGGGCGCCACTTCCCGACTCCCTGGAGGACTGCAACAGACAGCCCAAGAACCAGCCTGCCAGTATGGGCGCCCTCTGGAAGCCACG GAAGCCGGTGAGCAGCCAGCCCAGGACGGAGCTGGTCCTGCCAGAGAAAGTCGACATCCAGACACCGAACACGCCGTTTCTTTAA
- the LOC103457879 gene encoding transcriptional-regulating factor 1-like isoform X2 codes for MCSGSTAVCVHEDMSDLWTFTAASPPPIVHQSSRTHALPPFSTSLFRNHGNPSPTKVSSPHVYPPQNTSPHMGQVTSPNLRLQTQASSFQFPQSQMTSTHLTQPQVTSPHLSPQMEISPSHLFYQPQMTSAHLHSAQVNSSYHSPLLHSPQVSSPHLTPQPQHFLYNQNPDPELDYTDWNKCEASSDLSCYLNGSAFSYQNQSPSQYQYSTSETPHTDEVERTVKAYNTPSIHAGGVFDQSDPAGQAPPTWDSMSPTLSQVQCPPLGSTSVADAMGRWSSIEMSSSPAEDFPNNQFYHEGYHGNNNQQPFCSPTTPGPSPHYPPAPAVSSPGPQMRTGCPKQTSNPLSRDPAAALSPSDPCSYFLSSDSTHPHQRTQHLLPGQSEAEEAAGSPETSFSPLDRGPACSSSGPTPGLSAGRSCKDESRGGRRGPRKGTESQPDWNWVKQLQPLRAARVLDSRCRLLCTVCNRDFKSLPALNGHMRSHSGFRSPTRLKKDTSPPTQSPASIVMPVSVPVQTRGMSGQKKGVMPTSASGGAVLYRSIMHLKEQEEAGSTDCRVQXADPGHYTPPPMLRPDRPGPGLYRSVTTRKQQRADTMQLHSLGDPVPMATACPPPEPIATGGIKPRINFGKSFQAEIPSLLDRKYAWADSHNALLLWTPYDEMERPVDQQRVEALLMMARSSVVPGARTGPEHALQLLAQCKGDFLLTVEKMLXXPETSSNQTGVQWSAAEKKLLVKSLQIHYKDFSSVQKVVRSKSLSECVEYYYLWKKKLSLGVKTPNGLTVSLPEGNGQKASKSQKAS; via the exons atgtgCTCAGGATccacagcagtgtgtgtgcatgaagACATGTCTGACTTGTGGACATTCACGGCAGCGTCTCCTCCTCCCATCGTCCACCAGTCCTCTCGGACGCACGCCCTCCCTCCTTTCTCCACCTCCTTATTCAGGAACCATGGAAATCCTTCTCCTACCAAG GTGTCCTCGCCTCACGTGTATCCGCCCCAGAATACATCCCCTCACATGGGTCAGGTAACCTCACCAAACCTCAGACTGCAGACCCAGGCTTCGTCCTTTCAGTTCCCCCAGTCCCAGATGACCTCCACTCACCTCACACAGCCGCAGGTCACCTCCCCGCACCTTTCACCGCAGATGGAGATATCCCCCTCCCACCTCTTCTACCAGCCCCAGATGACCTCTGCTCACCTCCATTCAGCCCAGGTCAACTCCTCCTACCACTCCCCTCTCCTCCACAGTCCTCAGGTCAGCTCCCCTCACCTCACTCCACAACCTCAGCACTTCCTGTACAACCAGAACCCGGACCCAGAGTTGGACTACACCGACTGGAACAAGTGTGAGGCGTCCTCCGATCTGTCATGCTATCTCAACGGGAGTGCGTTCTCCTACCAG AACCAGTCACCCTCCCAGTACCAGTACAGCACAAGTGAGACGCCACACACGGATGAGGTGGAGCGAACAGTCAAAGCCTATAACACTCCATCAATTCATGCTGGCGGCGTGTTTGATCAGAGCGACCCAGCTGGTCAAGCCCCACCCACCTGGGACTCCATGTCCCCCACCCTGTCCCAGGTGCAGTGTCCCCCTCTGGGCTCCACCTCTGTAGCCGACGCCATGGGCAGATGGAGCTCCATTGAGATGAGCTCTTCCCCTGCTGAGGACTTCCCCAACAACCAGTTCTACCATGAgggttaccatggaaacaacAACCAGCAGCCCTTCTGCAGCCCAACAACCCCAGGTCCAAGTCCTCACTACCCTCCGGCGCCAGCCGTCTCCAGTCCAGGTCCTCAGATGCGGACAGGTTGTCCTAAACAAACGTCCAACCCGCTGAGCAGGGACCCTGCCGCCGCGCTTTCTCCCAGTGACCCCTgcagctacttcctgtcttccgACAGCACCCATCCCCACCAGAGAACCCAGCACCTCCTGCCGGGGCAGAGCGAGGCGGAGGAGGCCGCCGGCAGCCCTGAGACCAGCTTCTCCCCTCTGGACAGAGGCCCGGCCTGCAGCAGTTCTGGTCCGACCCCGGGTCTGTCTGCGGGACGGAGCTGTAAGGATGAGAgtagaggaggaagaagagggccAAGAAAAGGGACTGAAAGCCAGCCAGACTGGAACTGG gtgaagcagctgcagccttTAAGAGCCGCTAGAGTTCTGGACTCCAG GTGCCGGCTGCTGTGCACGGTGTGTAACCGTGACTTTAAGAGTCTCCCAGCATTAAACGGACACATGCGCTCCCACAGTGGCTTCAGATCGCCGACACGGCTGAAAAAG GACACCTCTCCTCCCACTCAAAGCCCAGCGTCCATCGTGATGCCCGTCTCAGTGCCGGTCCAAACCAGAGGAATGTCCGGGCAGAAGAAAGGCGTCATGCCCACGTCAGCCAGCGGGGGCGCTGTGCTCTACCGCAGCATAATGCATCTGAAGGAGCAGGAAGAGGCTGGATCTACGGACTGCCGGGTTCAGAYRGCTGATCCGGGTCACTACACCCCTCCCCCGATGCTACGCCCCGACAGGCCTGGGCCGGGGCTGTACCGCTCCGTCACCaccaggaagcagcagagagcagaCACCATGCAGCTGCACA GTTTAGGTGACCCTGTTCCTATGGCAACCGCCTGTCCTCCACCGGAGCCCATAGCAACAGGAGGCATCAAGCC GCGGATCAACTTTGGGAAGAGCTTCCAGGCTGAGATCCCGTCTCTACTGGACAGAAAATACGCCTGGGCCGACTCCCACAATGCACTGCTGCTGTGGACGCCATATGACGAGATGGAGCGTCCCGTYGATCAGCAGAGAg TGGAGGCTCTGCTGATGATGGCCAGGTCCAGTGTGGTACCAGGAGCCCGGACCGGGCCAGAACACGCCCTGCAGCTGCTGGCACAGTGCAAAGGAGACTTCCTG CTGACGGTGGAGAAGATGCTATYAGRACCGGAGACCTCCTCCAACCAGACCG GTGTTCAGTGGAGCGCCGCAGAGAAGAAGCTGCTGGTTAAATCCCTGCAGATCCACTATAAAGATTTCAGCAGCGTCCAGAAAGTG GTTCGGTCCAAGTCCCTGTCCGAGTGTGTGGAGTATTATTACCTCTGGAAGAAGAAGCTGAGTCTGGGTGTGAAGACCCCGAATGGGCTGACCGTCAGTCTGCCTGAAGGAAAT gGTCAAAAAGCGTCAAAATCCCAGAAAGCCTCATGA